A stretch of the Rhizomicrobium sp. genome encodes the following:
- a CDS encoding efflux RND transporter periplasmic adaptor subunit produces the protein MTNSSKDQSGSDLATRLGLGAVKGRFTRRQWFYIGGGAVIVLAILLRLVFGGGSGTSYVTQAVTRADLAITVSATGTLQPRNQVDVGAEVSGKIDALYVDFNDHVKKGQKLARIDTLAFDAALAQSRATLAQAQATLIQAGQTQRRTAALFRSNAASRQEMDTANADLARANAGLRLAAATVNSNETTLSKATIYSPIDGVVLDRKVSAGQTVVAAMTIPVLYTLASDLSQMELDVDIDEADVGVLRTGAKASFTVDAYPAQRFAARLISIHNAPQTVQGVVTYRGVLLVSNPGGLLKPGMTATAQIDAAHVRHALLIPNAALRFVPPEDVKAKAPPAPTPQNGASVGRVWVLDGGKLSPRDVKLGPSDGRFTVALSGDLKEGDLAAIDTAGAKPAAKSFP, from the coding sequence TTGACGAACAGCAGCAAAGACCAGAGCGGCAGCGATCTGGCCACCCGCCTCGGCTTGGGCGCGGTGAAGGGCCGCTTCACGCGCCGGCAGTGGTTCTATATCGGCGGCGGCGCCGTGATCGTCCTGGCGATCCTCCTGCGCCTTGTGTTCGGCGGCGGCTCGGGCACCAGCTATGTCACCCAGGCGGTGACCCGCGCCGATCTCGCCATCACCGTCAGCGCCACCGGCACGCTGCAGCCGCGCAACCAGGTCGATGTCGGCGCCGAGGTCTCGGGCAAGATCGACGCACTCTATGTCGATTTCAACGATCATGTGAAGAAGGGTCAGAAGCTCGCGCGGATCGACACGCTGGCCTTCGATGCCGCGCTCGCCCAGTCGCGCGCCACCTTGGCCCAGGCCCAGGCCACGCTGATCCAGGCGGGGCAGACCCAGCGCCGCACCGCCGCGCTGTTCCGCTCCAACGCCGCCTCGCGGCAGGAGATGGACACCGCCAATGCCGATCTGGCGCGCGCCAATGCCGGCCTGCGGCTCGCCGCGGCGACGGTGAACTCGAACGAAACGACGCTGTCCAAGGCGACGATCTATTCGCCGATCGACGGCGTGGTGCTCGACCGCAAGGTCTCGGCCGGCCAGACCGTGGTCGCGGCGATGACCATCCCGGTGCTGTACACGCTGGCTTCCGACCTGTCGCAGATGGAGCTCGACGTCGATATCGACGAGGCCGATGTCGGCGTGCTGCGGACCGGCGCCAAGGCCTCCTTCACCGTCGACGCCTATCCGGCGCAGCGCTTCGCAGCCAGGCTGATCTCGATCCACAACGCGCCGCAGACCGTGCAGGGCGTCGTGACCTATCGCGGCGTGCTGCTGGTTTCCAATCCGGGCGGCCTGCTCAAGCCCGGCATGACCGCGACGGCGCAGATCGACGCCGCCCATGTCCGGCATGCCTTGCTGATCCCCAACGCCGCGCTGCGCTTCGTGCCGCCCGAGGATGTGAAGGCCAAGGCGCCGCCCGCGCCGACGCCGCAGAACGGCGCAAGCGTCGGCCGCGTCTGGGTGCTGGACGGTGGCAAGCTCTCGCCGCGCGACGTCAAGCTCGGGCCGAGCGACGGCCGCTTCACCGTGGCGCTGAGCGGCGACCTCAAGGAGGGCGATCTCGCGGCCATCGACACGGCCGGCGCCAAACCCGCGGCCAAGTCCTTCCCTTGA
- a CDS encoding GNAT family N-acetyltransferase produces MSEDRNALLAAAAKPRRATIDDAPVVARLFAAAFTTDPVMDWIARPGPRRAQALEQFFLWLLRIRAIPHGEVWMSPDASVAAAWLPPGAEASPGGLFEQLKLMPLFVRLCGFPRLLRGSAMADAMEKNHPAEKHFYLAFLAVAPRLQGLGLGGTLLEATVTRADTLGVPAYLENSNPKNTRLYERAGFVARRNIAPAGAPPLLAMWREKR; encoded by the coding sequence ATGAGCGAAGACCGCAACGCGCTGCTGGCGGCGGCCGCCAAGCCGCGCCGCGCCACCATCGACGATGCGCCGGTCGTGGCGCGCTTGTTCGCCGCCGCCTTCACCACCGATCCGGTGATGGACTGGATCGCGCGGCCCGGACCGCGGCGGGCCCAGGCACTCGAGCAGTTCTTCCTCTGGCTGCTGCGCATCCGCGCGATTCCCCATGGCGAGGTGTGGATGAGCCCCGATGCGAGCGTCGCCGCGGCCTGGCTGCCGCCCGGCGCCGAGGCAAGCCCGGGCGGGTTGTTCGAGCAGCTCAAGCTGATGCCGCTGTTCGTGCGGCTGTGCGGCTTCCCGCGGCTGCTGCGCGGTTCGGCGATGGCGGATGCGATGGAGAAGAACCATCCGGCGGAGAAGCATTTCTATCTCGCCTTCCTCGCGGTGGCGCCGCGGCTGCAGGGACTGGGACTGGGCGGCACGCTGCTGGAAGCGACGGTGACGCGCGCCGACACGCTGGGCGTGCCCGCCTATCTGGAGAACTCCAATCCCAAGAACACCAGGCTCTACGAGCGCGCGGGCTTCGTCGCCCGCCGCAACATCGCGCCGGCCGGCGCGCCGCCGCTGCTGGCGATGTGGCGGGAGAAACGCTAA
- a CDS encoding disulfide bond formation protein B — protein sequence MNSLRVAWFEGAVGLTLILGALFFQYALNYPPCEMCHWQRWPHIAAAVVGLGGALLIRAGLLPPRSALAIAALAVLGVAVSGGLGVYHAGVEWQFWPGPTACTTGFHFNGGPLDINAPVPHCDHPAWTLFGISLAGYNALISLAAALFGAVQLVRKP from the coding sequence ATGAACAGTCTACGGGTCGCATGGTTCGAAGGCGCGGTCGGTCTGACGCTCATCCTGGGCGCGCTGTTCTTCCAATATGCGCTGAACTATCCGCCTTGCGAGATGTGCCATTGGCAGCGCTGGCCGCATATCGCGGCGGCGGTGGTCGGGCTGGGCGGCGCGCTGCTGATCCGTGCCGGCCTGCTGCCGCCGCGCAGCGCGCTTGCCATCGCCGCGCTGGCGGTGCTCGGCGTCGCGGTCTCCGGCGGGCTCGGCGTCTATCATGCGGGCGTCGAATGGCAGTTCTGGCCGGGACCGACGGCCTGCACGACCGGCTTTCACTTCAATGGCGGGCCGCTCGACATCAATGCGCCGGTGCCGCATTGCGATCATCCGGCCTGGACCCTCTTCGGAATCTCGCTGGCAGGGTATAATGCGCTGATCTCGCTCGCCGCCGCGCTGTTCGGCGCGGTGCAGCTGGTCCGCAAGCCATGA
- a CDS encoding VOC family protein, which produces MHLDDQAPRPRIEPHRDLDRPAIDAQQFAPRATGCHGTTHTLPCAPQYFDSSRSPVTSRPRFHLAFPVRSLSEARAFYGSLLGCPEGRASDDWVDFDFFGHQIVAHLSAETPNDKAHNEVDGEQVPVRHFGVILAMTQWRALADKLSREKVPFTIAPDIRFEGLPGEQATFFIRDPSGNALEFKAFDDESRIFAR; this is translated from the coding sequence ATGCACCTTGACGATCAGGCGCCGCGCCCGCGGATTGAGCCGCATCGTGACCTCGACCGGCCGGCCATCGATGCGCAACAATTCGCGCCGCGCGCGACGGGTTGCCATGGGACTACGCATACGCTTCCCTGTGCTCCGCAATATTTCGACTCATCGAGATCGCCCGTGACCTCTCGCCCACGCTTCCATCTGGCTTTTCCGGTCCGCTCCCTTTCGGAAGCGCGCGCCTTCTATGGAAGCCTGCTCGGTTGTCCCGAAGGACGCGCGAGCGACGACTGGGTGGACTTCGATTTCTTCGGCCACCAAATCGTCGCGCATTTAAGCGCGGAAACGCCGAACGACAAAGCGCATAATGAAGTCGACGGCGAGCAAGTGCCGGTGCGGCACTTCGGCGTCATTCTCGCGATGACACAATGGCGCGCCTTGGCGGACAAACTGTCGCGCGAAAAGGTTCCCTTCACGATTGCGCCTGACATACGCTTCGAAGGCCTGCCCGGCGAGCAGGCGACGTTCTTCATCCGCGACCCCAGCGGCAATGCGCTGGAGTTCAAAGCCTTCGACGACGAGAGCCGGATATTCGCAAGATGA
- a CDS encoding ABC transporter ATP-binding protein, producing the protein MSPAPLIELKRVARVYGTGEAQVAALAGIDLAIRDGEFVAVMGPSGSGKSTCMNILGCLDAPTAGHYLFRGTDVSALSRDQRALLRRHYLGFVFQGFNLLKRTTALENIELPLIYRGMARAERRKLGLAVLDQVGLKGREHHTAAELSGGQQQRVAIARALVASPSVVFADEPTGNLDSAKSHEIMRLLKSLNEAGLTIVLVTHEEDVAAYANRQVRFHDGLIAADSGCARCS; encoded by the coding sequence TTGAGCCCCGCGCCGCTCATCGAACTGAAGCGCGTCGCCCGCGTCTACGGCACCGGCGAGGCGCAGGTCGCGGCCCTGGCCGGCATCGATCTCGCCATCCGCGACGGCGAGTTCGTCGCCGTGATGGGGCCGTCGGGCTCGGGCAAGTCGACCTGCATGAACATCCTGGGCTGCCTCGACGCGCCAACCGCCGGCCACTATCTCTTCCGCGGCACCGATGTGAGCGCGCTGAGCCGCGACCAGCGTGCTCTTCTGCGCCGCCATTATCTCGGCTTCGTCTTTCAGGGCTTCAACCTGCTCAAGCGCACCACCGCGCTCGAGAACATCGAGCTGCCGCTGATCTATCGCGGCATGGCCAGGGCGGAGCGCCGCAAGCTCGGCCTCGCCGTGCTCGACCAGGTCGGCCTCAAGGGCCGCGAGCATCATACGGCCGCCGAGCTTTCGGGCGGCCAGCAGCAGCGCGTGGCGATCGCGCGGGCGCTGGTCGCCAGCCCCTCCGTCGTCTTCGCCGACGAGCCGACCGGCAATCTCGACAGTGCCAAGAGCCACGAGATCATGCGGCTGCTCAAATCGTTGAACGAAGCGGGCCTCACCATCGTGCTGGTCACCCATGAGGAGGACGTCGCCGCCTATGCGAACCGCCAGGTGCGCTTCCATGACGGGCTGATCGCCGCCGACAGCGGGTGCGCGCGATGCTCCTGA
- a CDS encoding demethoxyubiquinone hydroxylase family protein: protein MSRKARPVAPGTQSADDIASMIRVDHAGEYGAVRIYEGQLAVLGRSNSPAADAIRHMAEQEQRHLKTFDALVNERRVRPTALEPVWRVAGFALGAATALLGEKAAMACTAAVEEVIDQHYAAQVARLGDSDPALKATVEDFRAEEIAHRDAALAHGAEEAPAYRLLSETIKAGCRVAIKLSEKI from the coding sequence ATGAGCCGCAAAGCCCGTCCCGTCGCGCCCGGCACGCAGAGCGCGGATGACATCGCGTCCATGATCCGCGTCGATCACGCGGGCGAGTACGGCGCGGTGCGCATCTATGAAGGCCAGCTTGCCGTGCTCGGCCGCAGCAACTCGCCCGCCGCCGACGCGATCCGCCACATGGCCGAGCAGGAGCAGCGGCATCTGAAGACCTTCGATGCGCTGGTCAACGAACGGCGCGTGCGGCCCACCGCGCTGGAGCCGGTGTGGCGCGTCGCGGGCTTCGCGCTGGGCGCGGCGACGGCGCTGCTGGGCGAGAAGGCCGCGATGGCCTGCACCGCGGCGGTGGAAGAGGTGATCGACCAGCATTATGCGGCGCAGGTGGCGCGGCTGGGCGACAGCGATCCCGCGCTGAAAGCCACCGTCGAGGATTTCCGCGCCGAGGAGATCGCGCATCGCGATGCGGCGCTGGCGCACGGCGCGGAAGAGGCGCCGGCCTACCGGCTGCTGAGCGAGACCATCAAGGCGGGCTGCCGCGTCGCCATCAAACTGTCCGAGAAGATATGA
- a CDS encoding alpha/beta fold hydrolase — MALGSLSGPRLPPTRGAATHLVVLCHGYGADGNDLIGLAPHWQRLLPTASFVAPNAPERCAGAPTGYQWFPITRLDPGEMQRGVESAAGQLDAFLDAELARLELPPERLALVGFSQGTMMALQVGLRRPVKPAAIVGYSGMLARGTEMEALPPDTPPILLAHGDADQMIPPEAMLASAMMLGRAGAAVQWHIAPGLGHGIDQKGLEMGGAFLTQAFRGLLRRPAPEIACAL; from the coding sequence ATGGCTCTCGGTTCGCTCTCCGGTCCCCGCCTGCCGCCCACGCGCGGTGCCGCGACGCATCTCGTCGTGCTCTGTCACGGCTACGGCGCCGACGGCAACGACCTGATCGGTCTGGCGCCGCATTGGCAGCGCCTGCTGCCCACCGCGTCCTTCGTCGCGCCCAACGCGCCCGAGCGCTGCGCCGGCGCGCCCACCGGCTATCAATGGTTCCCCATCACGCGGCTCGATCCGGGCGAGATGCAGCGCGGCGTCGAATCCGCCGCCGGCCAGCTCGATGCCTTCCTGGATGCGGAACTGGCGCGGCTGGAATTGCCGCCCGAGCGCCTCGCGCTGGTCGGCTTCAGCCAGGGCACGATGATGGCGCTGCAGGTCGGCCTGCGCCGTCCGGTGAAGCCCGCGGCGATCGTCGGCTATTCCGGCATGCTGGCGCGCGGCACCGAGATGGAGGCGCTGCCGCCCGACACCCCGCCCATCCTTTTGGCGCATGGCGACGCCGATCAGATGATCCCGCCCGAAGCGATGCTGGCCTCCGCCATGATGCTGGGCCGCGCCGGTGCCGCGGTGCAGTGGCATATCGCGCCGGGGCTCGGCCACGGCATCGACCAGAAGGGCCTCGAGATGGGCGGCGCCTTCCTGACCCAGGCGTTCCGCGGCCTGCTGCGCCGTCCCGCGCCGGAGATCGCCTGCGCGCTTTGA
- a CDS encoding PBP1A family penicillin-binding protein: MARKPRDEPRFRESGRGPRGPGDGPPRDFVAAPPPPRPRKRRAWPYAVMLLLAWGVIAGAVFWSHFLSDLPDTTRLMTKGASHDVTILDLQGRLIARRGLTQGDRIDVSSLPPYVANAFIAIEDRRFRSHVGVDPVGLMRAAYENVEAGHVRQGGSTLTQQLAKNLFLDPNRTFERKIQEAMLALYLESRYSKDQILTLYLNRVYFGAGVYGIEAASQRFFGKHAVKLTLTEAAILAGSVKAPAKYNPLADTDAALTRAAIVLRAMEDCGFIDDKTRADAQATRPRIVRGSGTPGSGYFVDWVLGNLSGYVGDAGDSLIVETTFDLDAQGQAERAVAQGLGAQGAALHASQAVLVAMTPDGAVRAMVGGRSYEESSYNRATEAVRQPGSAFKPFVYLAAFEHGHTPDDVMTDGPVDIHGWKPGDYEGKFEGAMPLVRAFAKSSNVIAAQLTAEIGAPTVARTAHRLGIASPLDEVASLALGTSGVTPLELTGAYVPFANGGRSAPPFAILRIKTRSGKVLYQHKPEGGETVIATQNAAQMTRLMTETVLTGTGRAARLDGRPTGGKTGTTQDFHDAWFVGFTADLVCGVWIGNDDNAPMVHATGGTLPAKIFHGFMTAAEAGVPVKPLAGGVAVAAAQPATTPDGTEPAEAPPPPEAKKPDTIEDLINNIFSKGGT; the protein is encoded by the coding sequence ATGGCCAGAAAACCCAGAGATGAGCCGCGATTCCGCGAATCCGGCCGGGGCCCGCGCGGCCCCGGCGACGGGCCGCCCCGCGATTTCGTCGCGGCCCCGCCGCCGCCCCGCCCCCGCAAGCGCCGCGCCTGGCCCTATGCCGTCATGCTGCTGCTCGCCTGGGGGGTGATCGCCGGGGCGGTGTTCTGGTCGCATTTCCTGTCCGACCTGCCGGACACGACCAGGCTGATGACCAAAGGCGCGTCGCATGACGTGACCATCCTGGATCTCCAGGGCCGGCTGATCGCGCGGCGCGGCCTGACCCAGGGCGACCGGATCGACGTCTCCAGCCTGCCGCCCTATGTCGCGAACGCCTTCATCGCGATCGAGGACCGCCGTTTCCGCAGCCATGTCGGGGTCGATCCCGTCGGCCTGATGCGTGCGGCCTATGAGAATGTCGAGGCCGGGCATGTCCGGCAGGGCGGCTCGACCCTGACCCAGCAGCTCGCCAAGAACCTGTTCCTGGATCCCAACCGCACCTTCGAGCGCAAGATCCAGGAGGCGATGCTCGCGCTCTATCTGGAGTCGCGCTATTCGAAGGACCAGATCCTCACGCTCTACCTGAACCGGGTCTATTTCGGCGCCGGCGTCTATGGCATCGAGGCGGCGTCGCAGCGCTTCTTCGGCAAGCATGCGGTGAAGCTCACCCTGACCGAGGCCGCGATCCTGGCCGGCAGCGTGAAGGCGCCGGCGAAATACAATCCCCTGGCCGACACCGACGCCGCGCTGACGCGCGCCGCGATCGTGCTGCGGGCGATGGAGGATTGCGGCTTCATCGACGACAAGACGCGGGCCGACGCGCAGGCGACGCGGCCCCGCATCGTGCGCGGCTCGGGCACGCCGGGCTCGGGCTATTTCGTCGACTGGGTGCTCGGCAACCTGTCGGGCTATGTCGGCGATGCCGGCGATTCGCTGATCGTGGAGACCACGTTCGACCTCGATGCACAGGGCCAGGCCGAGCGCGCCGTGGCGCAGGGGCTCGGCGCGCAGGGCGCGGCGCTGCATGCGAGCCAGGCGGTGCTGGTGGCGATGACGCCGGACGGCGCGGTGCGCGCCATGGTCGGCGGACGCTCCTATGAGGAAAGCTCCTACAACCGCGCCACCGAGGCGGTGCGTCAGCCGGGCTCGGCCTTCAAGCCGTTCGTCTATCTCGCCGCCTTCGAGCACGGCCACACGCCCGACGACGTGATGACTGACGGGCCGGTCGACATCCATGGCTGGAAGCCCGGCGACTATGAAGGCAAGTTCGAGGGCGCGATGCCGCTGGTGCGGGCCTTCGCGAAATCCTCCAATGTGATCGCGGCCCAGCTCACCGCCGAGATCGGCGCCCCGACCGTGGCGCGCACCGCGCACCGCCTGGGCATCGCCTCGCCGCTCGACGAGGTCGCCTCGCTCGCGCTGGGCACCTCCGGCGTGACGCCGCTGGAGCTGACCGGCGCCTATGTGCCCTTCGCCAATGGCGGGCGCAGCGCCCCGCCCTTCGCGATCCTGCGGATCAAGACGCGCAGCGGCAAGGTGCTCTACCAACACAAGCCGGAGGGCGGCGAGACCGTCATCGCGACGCAGAACGCGGCGCAGATGACGCGCCTGATGACCGAGACCGTGCTGACCGGCACCGGCCGGGCGGCGCGGCTGGACGGACGGCCGACCGGCGGCAAGACCGGCACGACGCAGGATTTCCACGACGCATGGTTCGTCGGCTTCACCGCCGATCTCGTTTGCGGCGTGTGGATCGGCAATGACGACAACGCGCCGATGGTGCATGCGACGGGCGGCACGCTGCCGGCGAAGATCTTCCACGGCTTCATGACGGCGGCCGAGGCCGGCGTGCCGGTGAAGCCGCTGGCGGGCGGCGTCGCGGTCGCGGCGGCACAGCCGGCGACGACACCGGACGGCACCGAGCCCGCCGAAGCCCCGCCGCCGCCGGAGGCCAAGAAGCCGGACACGATCGAGGACCTGATCAACAACATCTTCAGCAAGGGCGGGACATAG
- a CDS encoding HNH endonuclease: MLAARIPDNCPALVLNADHRPLSYFPLSLWSWQDAIKAVFLERVNILEEYDRVVRSPSFEMKLPSVVSLKTYIRPARNPAFTRFNLFLRDRFECQYCGDPEDLTFDHVIPRSRGGRTTWENVVTACAPCNLLKGGRLPAQIGMHPRQRPHRPTINELRANGRKFPPNYLHDSWADYLYWDSELEP; this comes from the coding sequence GTGTTAGCCGCGCGCATTCCCGACAATTGTCCGGCGCTGGTGCTGAACGCCGATCACCGGCCGCTGAGCTATTTCCCGCTGTCGCTGTGGTCCTGGCAGGACGCGATCAAGGCGGTCTTCCTCGAACGCGTGAACATCCTCGAGGAATATGACCGCGTCGTGCGCTCGCCCAGCTTCGAGATGAAGCTGCCTTCGGTCGTCTCCCTCAAGACTTATATCCGGCCGGCGCGCAATCCCGCCTTCACGCGCTTCAACCTGTTCCTGCGCGACCGCTTCGAGTGCCAGTATTGCGGCGACCCGGAGGACCTCACCTTCGACCACGTCATCCCGCGCAGCCGCGGCGGCCGCACGACCTGGGAGAATGTCGTGACCGCCTGCGCGCCGTGCAACCTGCTCAAGGGCGGCCGCCTGCCGGCGCAGATCGGCATGCATCCGCGCCAGCGCCCGCATCGCCCGACGATCAACGAGCTGCGCGCCAATGGCCGCAAATTCCCGCCCAACTATCTGCACGACAGCTGGGCGGACTATCTCTACTGGGACAGCGAGCTGGAGCCTTAA
- a CDS encoding SprT family zinc-dependent metalloprotease gives MATRRARRELLRIDGRPVEVTMRLNPRARRLIVKVHPSTGEVSVVAPSQRALDRALDFARGEAPWIARQLARVPQPIALKPGAHIPFRGREHLIVRHEGGRGLAMHDAEAYVIRIGGDDAHAPRRVQDFLKREARKLLEERSRDYAARIDSRVRAVTVRDTASRWGSCSANKTISYCWRLILAPDFVLDYVVAHEVAHLREMNHGPRFWRLVRTLVADIETPQLWLRKNGTALHRYGVK, from the coding sequence ATGGCAACCCGTCGCGCGCGGCGCGAATTGTTGCGCATCGATGGCCGGCCGGTCGAGGTCACGATGCGGCTCAATCCGCGGGCGCGGCGCCTGATCGTCAAGGTGCATCCCTCGACCGGCGAGGTCTCGGTGGTGGCGCCGTCGCAGCGCGCGCTCGATCGTGCGCTGGATTTCGCGCGCGGCGAGGCGCCGTGGATCGCGCGCCAGCTCGCCCGCGTGCCGCAGCCGATCGCGCTCAAGCCCGGCGCGCACATCCCGTTCCGCGGCCGCGAGCATCTCATCGTCCGGCACGAGGGCGGCCGCGGCCTCGCGATGCACGATGCGGAGGCGTATGTGATCCGGATCGGCGGCGACGACGCGCATGCGCCGCGCCGGGTGCAGGATTTCCTCAAGCGCGAGGCGCGCAAGCTCTTGGAGGAGCGCTCGCGCGACTATGCCGCGCGGATCGACAGCCGGGTCCGCGCTGTGACGGTGCGCGACACGGCAAGCCGCTGGGGCTCTTGCTCGGCGAACAAGACCATCTCCTATTGCTGGCGCCTGATCCTCGCGCCGGATTTCGTGCTCGACTATGTGGTGGCGCATGAGGTGGCGCATCTGCGCGAGATGAATCACGGCCCGCGCTTCTGGCGCCTGGTCCGCACGCTGGTGGCCGACATCGAGACGCCGCAGCTCTGGCTGCGCAAGAACGGCACCGCCCTGCACCGCTACGGGGTGAAGTGA